From the Xenorhabdus ishibashii genome, one window contains:
- a CDS encoding serralysin family metalloprotease encodes MTSKKKDTYSGLSDSHSVQDVNSLLKAYVPNSDPHIRVAHKVLGDEAPDELLRGHYKWSNKYIDSSGTLELSYHFLESAPYVMPYFDISGFSAFNEEQKEAAKLSLQSWSDVANIKFTEVNKESKANITFGFFDHSDNDDYAFANLPQGYKTAYTWYHAKDDTFVDNDIGVNGYARQTFTHEIGHTLGLEHPADYDASDKIRPSYIRSAEYFEDSRAYTVMSYFGEKFTGQDFKYHFSSAPLLNDISAIQELYGANMETRSGDTIYGFNSNTDRDFMTATDANSKLVFSVWDAGGEDTFDFSGFTQNQRINLNKGAFSDVGGLKGNVSIARGVVIENAIGGSGDDILVGNSADNILKGGAGNDIIYGGLGGDHLWGGEGNDTFVYLDGKESLQDNPDWIHDFVSGEDKIDLSEFNFGGTGDIKFVDSFSGKAGEVLFTYDEVTEVTDLEISLGGDLAGNDFLVKVVGQPLTEADFIV; translated from the coding sequence ATGACCTCAAAGAAAAAAGATACTTATTCGGGGTTATCTGATTCCCACTCTGTTCAGGATGTTAACTCGCTGCTCAAAGCCTACGTACCAAATTCGGATCCCCATATTCGTGTTGCGCATAAGGTATTAGGTGATGAAGCGCCTGATGAGCTTTTGCGTGGCCATTATAAGTGGTCCAATAAATATATTGACTCTTCTGGCACCCTGGAATTGTCATATCATTTCCTAGAGTCGGCACCTTATGTTATGCCGTATTTTGATATTTCTGGTTTTAGTGCGTTTAATGAAGAACAAAAAGAAGCGGCAAAACTTTCTTTACAATCCTGGTCTGATGTTGCCAATATTAAATTTACCGAGGTGAATAAAGAAAGTAAGGCAAATATCACTTTTGGCTTCTTTGATCATAGCGATAACGATGATTATGCATTTGCAAACCTGCCACAGGGATATAAAACAGCTTATACCTGGTATCATGCTAAAGACGATACTTTTGTAGACAATGACATCGGTGTGAATGGTTATGCCCGTCAGACTTTCACTCATGAAATTGGACATACATTAGGGCTGGAACATCCTGCCGATTATGATGCTTCTGATAAAATACGTCCAAGTTATATCAGATCAGCGGAATATTTCGAAGATTCCCGTGCTTACACCGTGATGAGTTACTTTGGTGAAAAATTTACGGGTCAAGATTTCAAATATCACTTTTCATCAGCACCTCTGCTGAATGATATTTCTGCCATTCAGGAGCTGTATGGAGCGAATATGGAAACCCGTAGTGGGGATACCATATACGGTTTCAATTCCAATACTGACCGCGACTTTATGACAGCAACCGATGCGAACAGCAAACTGGTATTTAGTGTCTGGGATGCGGGTGGTGAAGATACCTTTGATTTCTCCGGCTTTACTCAAAATCAGCGTATCAATCTCAATAAAGGCGCTTTTTCAGATGTGGGTGGTTTGAAAGGCAACGTTTCTATTGCCCGTGGTGTTGTTATTGAGAACGCGATTGGCGGCAGCGGCGACGATATTCTGGTGGGTAACAGCGCAGATAACATCCTGAAAGGCGGCGCAGGCAATGACATTATTTATGGCGGTCTGGGCGGTGATCATCTGTGGGGTGGTGAAGGTAACGATACCTTTGTTTACCTGGATGGCAAAGAATCGCTGCAAGACAATCCAGACTGGATCCACGATTTCGTCTCTGGTGAAGATAAGATCGATTTGTCTGAATTCAATTTCGGTGGTACTGGCGATATCAAATTTGTGGATTCGTTCTCAGGTAAAGCGGGCGAAGTGCTGTTCACTTATGATGAAGTGACCGAGGTAACTGATTTGGAAATCAGCCTTGGTGGTGATTTGGCGGGCAACGATTTTCTGGTGAAAGTGGTCGGTCAACCGTTAACTGAAGCAGATTTCATCGTCTAA
- a CDS encoding tetratricopeptide repeat protein translates to MIGLFFKNKKNFIYSILFLSFMAQSSNMIKHNIPSAIFNYPDDFLSALPIPMPKNESEYFELVNKANAGDPEANWMLAVIQNTVGNHQEASERYLLSISRNDKYKLESMVNLGFILEEENKFAEARALFEQAGESGYFEGYNAIGTNYLNGTGVKQNFNKAKMYYKKASQIGCNECTYLINNWNDVVKLKKSGK, encoded by the coding sequence ATGATTGGTTTATTTTTTAAAAATAAAAAGAATTTCATTTATTCCATATTATTTTTATCTTTTATGGCGCAGAGTTCAAACATGATCAAGCATAACATTCCATCGGCTATATTTAATTATCCGGATGATTTTTTATCAGCATTACCTATCCCAATGCCTAAAAATGAAAGTGAATATTTTGAGTTGGTAAATAAAGCAAATGCTGGAGATCCCGAAGCAAATTGGATGCTTGCCGTAATACAAAACACTGTAGGTAATCATCAGGAAGCCAGTGAAAGATATCTTTTATCTATTTCCAGAAATGATAAATATAAGCTAGAGTCTATGGTTAATTTAGGATTTATTCTTGAAGAAGAAAATAAATTCGCTGAAGCACGTGCTCTTTTTGAACAGGCTGGAGAAAGTGGCTATTTTGAAGGTTACAACGCTATTGGGACTAATTATTTGAATGGAACAGGCGTAAAACAAAACTTTAATAAAGCGAAGATGTATTATAAGAAAGCAAGTCAAATTGGGTGTAATGAATGCACGTATCTTATTAACAATTGGAATGATGTCGTTAAATTAAAAAAATCAGGAAAATAA
- a CDS encoding AprI/Inh family metalloprotease inhibitor — protein MASSLRLPTAGELKGLWQLSDGNKLCSIELTDVRLPEGSIWALKGNACVTELIGQPVEGWYPSPDGITLTDDDGNSVAFFSHESEQWIAYFVDGRELVMTFSPFSAYCQ, from the coding sequence ATGGCGAGTAGTTTGAGGCTTCCAACCGCAGGTGAGTTGAAAGGATTATGGCAACTCTCCGATGGAAATAAGCTGTGCAGTATTGAATTGACCGATGTCCGTTTACCCGAAGGCTCAATTTGGGCTTTAAAAGGTAATGCGTGTGTGACTGAGTTGATTGGGCAGCCTGTTGAAGGATGGTATCCATCTCCAGATGGCATCACATTGACTGATGATGATGGCAATAGTGTGGCTTTTTTTAGTCATGAGTCAGAACAGTGGATTGCTTACTTTGTTGATGGCAGGGAACTGGTCATGACATTCTCCCCATTTTCAGCGTATTGCCAGTGA
- a CDS encoding type I secretion system permease/ATPase — MISNLKQQGNEITEVIRARSKVFWTIGLFTAFINLLMLVPSIYMLQVYDRVLPSNNEMTLLMLTLITLGMFAMMGGLEYIRSQVVIRIGSQFDMCLNQRVYTASYESNLKNGSTDAGQMLNDLATIRQFLTGNALFAFFDAPWFPVYLCVIFLFSPYLGLLALLGAIILIVLAVLNQWLSQTPLAEASNLSLRSTNLASTNLRNAEVIEALGMLPALRHRWFGLHQRFLNFQRIASERSAAITALTKTIRMALQSLILGLGGWLAIEGNITPGMMIAGSILMGRALSPIEQLIQAWKSWSAARLSWQRLDKLLKAQPERKSGMSLPAPKGALLMEKVSAMPPSKTQALQNSQKNNQYVLQDINLALNSGDVLGVIGPSASGKSTLARLLVGVWPAQEGVVRLDDADIYQWNKDELGASIGYLPQDIELFGGTIAENIARFNDVEPEKVIEAAKKAGVHELVLNLERGYDTVIGAGGIGLSGGQKQRIGLARALYGNPSLVVLDEPNSNLDDIGEKALSHAIAQLREQGKTVVVITHRPSLLSQTTKILLLVQGKMKMFGPSQQVMAALSQSQSSSQSQLKAVERAS; from the coding sequence ATGATAAGTAATCTCAAGCAGCAAGGGAATGAAATCACGGAGGTTATCCGTGCACGCAGCAAGGTCTTCTGGACTATTGGGTTATTCACGGCATTCATCAATTTGCTGATGCTGGTTCCCTCCATTTATATGCTGCAAGTCTATGATCGAGTACTGCCATCCAATAACGAAATGACCTTGCTGATGCTGACGTTGATCACACTGGGTATGTTCGCCATGATGGGCGGGCTGGAATATATCCGAAGTCAGGTCGTGATCCGTATCGGCAGTCAGTTTGATATGTGCCTGAACCAACGGGTTTATACCGCGTCCTATGAATCCAACCTGAAAAATGGTTCCACCGATGCAGGGCAGATGCTGAATGACCTAGCGACTATCCGCCAGTTTCTGACCGGTAATGCCCTGTTTGCCTTTTTTGATGCCCCTTGGTTTCCTGTCTATCTTTGCGTCATCTTCCTGTTCAGCCCGTATTTAGGGTTGTTGGCGCTACTTGGGGCGATCATATTGATTGTACTCGCGGTGTTGAACCAGTGGTTATCTCAAACACCTTTGGCAGAAGCCAGTAATCTTTCTTTGCGCTCAACCAATTTAGCCAGTACCAATTTGCGTAATGCCGAAGTGATTGAAGCACTCGGTATGTTACCCGCATTGCGTCATCGTTGGTTTGGCTTACATCAGCGTTTTCTCAATTTTCAGCGTATTGCCAGTGAACGTTCAGCCGCTATCACGGCACTGACTAAAACGATCCGTATGGCCTTGCAGTCGTTGATTCTTGGCTTAGGAGGCTGGTTGGCGATTGAAGGGAATATCACACCAGGCATGATGATTGCGGGTTCCATTTTGATGGGAAGAGCGTTATCGCCGATTGAACAGTTGATACAAGCCTGGAAAAGCTGGAGTGCTGCCCGCTTGTCCTGGCAACGGCTGGATAAGTTACTGAAAGCGCAACCGGAACGCAAAAGTGGCATGTCATTGCCAGCGCCTAAGGGCGCGTTGCTGATGGAAAAAGTATCAGCAATGCCACCGAGTAAAACACAGGCACTCCAGAACTCGCAAAAAAATAACCAATATGTCTTGCAGGATATCAATTTAGCCTTGAACTCCGGTGATGTGTTGGGTGTGATTGGTCCCAGTGCGTCGGGGAAATCGACGTTGGCTCGCCTGCTGGTAGGGGTATGGCCGGCGCAAGAAGGTGTTGTACGGCTTGATGATGCTGATATCTACCAATGGAACAAAGATGAGTTAGGGGCATCTATTGGTTATCTGCCGCAGGATATTGAACTGTTTGGCGGTACGATTGCGGAGAATATTGCACGCTTTAATGACGTTGAACCTGAAAAAGTCATCGAGGCGGCGAAAAAAGCCGGTGTTCATGAGTTGGTGCTTAATCTTGAGCGGGGCTATGACACGGTAATCGGTGCGGGTGGTATAGGGTTATCCGGAGGACAAAAACAACGAATAGGTTTGGCGCGTGCCTTGTATGGTAACCCCTCGCTTGTGGTGTTGGATGAACCTAACTCGAATCTGGATGATATTGGTGAAAAAGCCTTAAGTCATGCGATTGCGCAATTGCGGGAACAAGGTAAAACAGTGGTCGTTATCACACACCGACCTTCACTGCTCTCACAAACAACCAAAATTTTGCTGTTGGTACAGGGGAAAATGAAAATGTTTGGCCCTTCCCAGCAAGTGATGGCGGCGCTATCACAATCTCAGTCTTCGTCACAATCACAGTTAAAAGCGGTCGAACGTGCCTCGTAA